From Rudanella lutea DSM 19387, a single genomic window includes:
- a CDS encoding OmpA family protein gives MDVRAIRWIILNLWWVSSISAGYSRADNCLQVSGVVLDYKTKQPLHANLSVKLPSGRLSLGQSAEGSGQFQIGLDCRATVLIIERAGYHPQQLSLAGLSTNRLPVVVGILIPLIPVDKLGVDQVYQQSAQRHYEQQDNQKSGKPQRGLFNVTDALTSSPLEVKACLFSTNDQAKRCFNTNSKGQFSATFPKQDIVALEIQQPGYQPYQGNIAIEHLDGQQRTHTIQLLRELTIVVIQIPQSQLKVNGELQALGGNATIPLQRVPGIDNQLCTYMIQPGQYKLTAKHTTGVARYSQPLTIRTGLNVIALPTIAPPPNISAGAATSTARPPLTVSPKRVYRLPDELPLIYFEQGSYLLDEDDRDLLRQVGVFMQAHPEYRLKIIGHTDPEGDEQINRYLSELRARMISNFLLWQGVPEKKMAWSGQGSRYPVSPRDSEENKAKNRRVFLKLEIDQ, from the coding sequence GTGGACGTGCGAGCGATCAGGTGGATAATACTCAACCTATGGTGGGTTTCATCAATTAGTGCGGGCTACAGCCGGGCAGATAACTGCCTTCAGGTATCGGGGGTGGTACTGGATTACAAAACCAAGCAACCTCTACATGCCAACCTATCAGTAAAGCTCCCTTCGGGGCGCCTTTCGCTGGGACAATCGGCCGAAGGCTCAGGGCAGTTCCAAATTGGCCTTGACTGTCGGGCAACCGTATTGATTATTGAGCGTGCCGGTTATCACCCCCAACAGCTTTCATTGGCAGGCCTCTCAACAAATCGATTACCTGTCGTTGTAGGAATTCTTATCCCGCTCATCCCGGTGGATAAGCTTGGAGTCGATCAGGTATACCAACAATCGGCGCAGCGGCACTATGAGCAGCAGGATAACCAAAAATCAGGCAAACCGCAGCGTGGACTTTTTAACGTAACCGATGCCCTTACTAGCTCTCCTTTAGAAGTTAAAGCCTGCTTATTTTCAACGAACGACCAGGCAAAACGTTGCTTTAACACCAATAGCAAGGGCCAATTTAGCGCAACGTTCCCAAAACAGGATATCGTGGCCCTGGAGATTCAGCAACCAGGCTATCAGCCTTATCAGGGCAACATTGCCATTGAACACCTTGATGGTCAGCAACGTACACATACCATACAACTCCTTCGAGAACTGACAATAGTGGTCATTCAAATTCCTCAGAGTCAGCTCAAGGTAAACGGAGAGCTACAGGCCCTTGGAGGAAATGCAACCATACCTCTGCAGCGTGTTCCCGGTATTGACAATCAACTGTGCACCTACATGATTCAGCCGGGGCAGTACAAGCTAACCGCGAAACACACGACCGGCGTTGCCCGCTACAGCCAGCCACTTACGATTCGAACCGGTCTTAACGTGATTGCGCTGCCGACTATAGCCCCTCCCCCAAATATTTCGGCCGGTGCAGCTACCTCAACGGCGCGCCCTCCCCTGACGGTATCGCCGAAACGTGTATATCGCTTGCCCGACGAACTACCCCTGATCTACTTCGAGCAGGGCAGTTACCTTCTTGATGAGGACGACCGCGATCTGCTGCGACAGGTAGGGGTATTTATGCAAGCTCATCCCGAATATCGCCTTAAAATCATCGGCCACACCGACCCTGAGGGCGATGAGCAAATCAACCGATATCTGTCTGAACTCAGGGCCCGAATGATTAGCAACTTCCTGCTATGGCAGGGTGTGCCCGAAAAAAAAATGGCCTGGAGCGGTCAGGGCAGCCGATACCCGGTTTCCCCGCGTGATTCGGAAGAAAATAAAGCTAAAAACCGACGAGTCTTTCTAAAACTTGAGATTGATCAATGA
- a CDS encoding HNH endonuclease, translating into MVKALIHRYDNKPDMLAVEKNRCSDVFNHALDNDFELVIIVPTKVAKTDLVIVAEALSGQYQPEEPRSWPGKPADYGWRVDLGTVRETKLDIIKQAFDEVNLNWGGAWTIRNVALPDWVRDLLDGYSPDGTGIGVHEDAGVYRVENSSSTEEPSEEEMAVEGLLREQTGYVRSRDRRLRNQALKRAQGVCEVCEVDFSKLLDGRGVRALQVHHRNQLALSDLPVITKLTDLAVVCANCHALIHMNVKQAMPVEELKKLLSNG; encoded by the coding sequence ATGGTAAAAGCCTTAATTCATCGATACGATAATAAACCCGACATGCTGGCGGTTGAAAAAAACCGCTGCAGCGATGTTTTCAATCACGCACTTGACAACGATTTTGAGTTGGTTATCATTGTGCCTACCAAAGTAGCCAAGACTGATCTTGTTATTGTGGCCGAAGCCCTCAGTGGTCAGTACCAGCCCGAAGAACCCCGCTCATGGCCCGGTAAGCCTGCCGATTATGGTTGGCGGGTAGACTTAGGAACTGTGAGAGAGACTAAACTTGATATAATCAAACAAGCTTTCGACGAAGTTAACCTGAATTGGGGAGGTGCCTGGACGATCCGTAATGTCGCATTGCCTGACTGGGTACGTGACCTTCTGGATGGTTATTCACCTGACGGGACAGGTATAGGTGTACATGAAGATGCAGGTGTGTACAGAGTTGAAAATTCCTCATCTACTGAAGAACCCAGTGAAGAGGAAATGGCTGTCGAAGGATTACTCCGTGAACAAACTGGCTACGTACGAAGCCGAGATCGTCGTCTTCGCAATCAGGCACTTAAACGAGCACAGGGCGTCTGTGAAGTATGCGAAGTCGACTTCTCCAAACTGCTCGATGGTCGTGGCGTTCGGGCGTTGCAGGTTCATCACCGCAATCAACTGGCTTTAAGCGATCTGCCTGTGATTACTAAGCTCACTGATCTTGCCGTGGTCTGCGCCAATTGCCACGCGCTTATCCACATGAATGTTAAACAGGCAATGCCTGTCGAAGAACTAAAAAAGCTGTTAAGTAACGGCTAA
- the tnpA gene encoding IS200/IS605 family transposase has translation MANTYTQIYLQTVFAVKHRYGLIQTHWKEELYQYITGIVQQQGHKMLAINGMPDHIHVFMGINPKQSISDLIQDIKGDSSKWINSNRFVKGHFEWQSGYGAFSYGHSQIDLVVKYIQNQEMHHHQRSFLEEYTTFLRKFNVPYDEQYLFKPLDE, from the coding sequence TTGGCAAATACCTACACCCAAATCTACCTGCAAACGGTCTTCGCCGTTAAACACCGGTACGGCCTTATTCAAACACATTGGAAGGAAGAACTATATCAGTACATAACCGGCATCGTACAGCAACAAGGCCATAAGATGCTTGCCATTAACGGCATGCCCGATCATATCCATGTCTTCATGGGCATCAATCCGAAGCAGTCCATTTCCGATCTAATACAGGATATCAAAGGCGATTCCTCAAAGTGGATCAATAGCAATCGGTTCGTAAAAGGCCATTTCGAGTGGCAGTCGGGCTACGGAGCCTTCTCGTACGGTCATTCCCAAATTGACTTGGTCGTGAAATACATTCAGAATCAGGAAATGCACCACCACCAACGCTCATTTTTAGAGGAGTACACCACATTTCTGCGAAAATTCAACGTACCCTACGATGAACAATACCTGTTCAAACCCCTCGATGAATAG
- a CDS encoding 3'-5' exonuclease, whose protein sequence is MEFRIAATFTDSLARLTGDEQKAAKTTAFDLQLNPAHPGLSFHRIERARDKYFWSVRVSSDIRLIVHKTESSFLLCYVDHHDKAYEWAERRKLEVHPRTGAAQFVEIRETIQEIQIPVYVPTEAAPVRKELKKLFASLPDDTLLSYGVPAEWLADVKGADEDSLLVLADHLPAEAAEALLELATGGTPKVPQPVAPATDPFQHPDAQRRFRTLHNVEELQQALDYPWDKWAVFLHPDQRSTVEKQYSGPARVSGSAGTGKTIVALHRAVYLARQNSDARVLLTTFSDILANALKVKLRRLVSAEPHLAERIDVEAIDKVGVRLYRRSVGTPNIVTHAQLIGFIDKAVASQPDQKYSRSFLLSEWEQVVDAWQLKTWEEYRDVKRLGRKTKLPEAQRAKLWAIFSDVIKQLATAGLMTLAEVFTKLAPVAAAKPPYQYIIVDEAQDITVYHLRLLAAIGATEPNALFFAGDIGQRIFQQPFPWKTLGVSIQGRSKTLTVNYRTSHQIRKKADQLLGTELSDADGNVEERGRAVSVFNGPLPEFKTFDSSEDESAYVGQWIAKLASDGLSPHEIGVFVRSQGQIDRAKAAVESAGLPYLVLDERVDTISTKVPVCTMHLAKGLEFKAVVVMACDDEVLPLQERIESITDYADLEDVYNTERHLLYVACTRARDQLLITSVEPCSEFLDDLAG, encoded by the coding sequence ATGGAATTTCGTATAGCCGCTACCTTCACCGATAGTCTGGCCCGGTTGACGGGCGACGAGCAAAAGGCCGCAAAGACAACTGCCTTCGACCTGCAACTCAATCCGGCACATCCAGGCCTGAGCTTTCACCGCATCGAGCGGGCTCGTGACAAGTATTTCTGGTCGGTGCGTGTCAGCAGCGACATTCGGCTGATTGTCCACAAAACCGAAAGCAGTTTTCTGCTCTGCTACGTCGACCACCACGACAAAGCGTACGAGTGGGCCGAGCGCCGGAAGCTGGAAGTTCACCCCCGCACAGGAGCGGCCCAGTTTGTCGAAATCCGGGAAACCATTCAGGAAATTCAAATTCCGGTCTATGTGCCAACGGAAGCAGCTCCCGTTCGGAAAGAACTGAAAAAGCTGTTTGCCAGCTTACCCGATGATACGTTACTCAGCTACGGCGTACCCGCCGAATGGCTGGCCGATGTTAAGGGAGCCGACGAGGATTCGCTGCTGGTTCTGGCGGATCATCTACCTGCCGAGGCTGCGGAGGCTTTGCTGGAACTGGCCACGGGTGGAACACCCAAAGTGCCTCAGCCAGTCGCCCCAGCCACCGATCCTTTCCAGCACCCCGATGCACAACGCCGTTTCCGCACGTTGCACAACGTCGAAGAACTGCAACAGGCACTCGACTATCCGTGGGACAAATGGGCCGTTTTTCTGCACCCCGATCAGCGTAGTACGGTGGAGAAACAGTACTCCGGCCCGGCCCGTGTGTCCGGATCGGCCGGAACCGGCAAAACCATTGTGGCCCTGCACCGGGCAGTTTACCTGGCCCGGCAAAACTCAGACGCCCGGGTGCTACTGACTACCTTTTCGGATATTCTGGCCAATGCGCTGAAGGTAAAACTCCGTCGGCTGGTGAGCGCCGAGCCCCACCTAGCCGAACGGATCGACGTAGAAGCCATCGATAAAGTAGGCGTTCGGCTGTATCGGCGAAGTGTGGGAACACCGAATATTGTTACACATGCGCAACTGATCGGTTTTATTGACAAGGCGGTGGCGAGTCAGCCAGACCAGAAGTATAGCCGTTCGTTTCTGTTGTCGGAATGGGAGCAGGTTGTCGATGCCTGGCAGTTGAAGACCTGGGAGGAATACCGAGATGTGAAGCGGCTTGGGCGTAAAACAAAGCTCCCCGAAGCACAAAGGGCCAAACTATGGGCTATTTTTAGCGATGTCATCAAGCAGTTAGCAACGGCTGGTTTGATGACCCTGGCCGAAGTATTTACCAAACTCGCTCCTGTAGCCGCAGCAAAGCCACCCTATCAATACATCATCGTCGACGAAGCCCAGGACATAACCGTTTATCATCTGCGTTTGCTGGCCGCTATCGGGGCTACCGAACCCAACGCGCTGTTTTTTGCGGGCGATATCGGGCAGCGCATCTTTCAGCAGCCGTTCCCGTGGAAAACGCTGGGCGTGTCGATACAGGGACGTTCTAAAACACTAACCGTTAATTACCGAACGTCGCACCAGATTCGTAAGAAAGCCGATCAACTGTTAGGTACGGAGCTTTCGGATGCTGATGGCAACGTAGAAGAGCGTGGCAGGGCCGTGTCGGTGTTCAACGGCCCACTTCCTGAGTTTAAGACGTTCGATTCTTCAGAAGACGAATCGGCCTACGTGGGGCAATGGATAGCAAAGCTGGCAAGCGATGGTTTATCCCCGCACGAGATCGGTGTTTTTGTACGCTCACAAGGGCAAATCGACAGGGCTAAGGCGGCTGTCGAATCGGCGGGATTGCCCTACCTGGTGCTCGATGAGCGGGTGGATACCATCAGTACCAAAGTCCCGGTCTGCACCATGCATCTGGCCAAAGGTCTGGAGTTTAAAGCCGTGGTTGTCATGGCCTGCGACGACGAAGTACTGCCCCTCCAGGAGCGAATCGAGTCTATCACTGACTACGCCGATTTGGAAGATGTGTACAACACCGAACGCCATCTGTTATACGTAGCCTGCACCCGTGCTCGCGATCAACTGCTCATCACAAGCGTTGAGCCGTGCTCAGAGTTTCTGGATGATCTTGCCGGCTGA
- a CDS encoding site-specific DNA-methyltransferase, with the protein MAKTNTTDKLITALTHTDDTRRNIPTAEYQSMLQKEAQNPLRVAYERRNRDLDPQLVWRGKDEQDWSDLMVAAPPLYIQEKVHPKALIDDLLRQSKIGDYTQGRIMADLFADFNGIPQGVDKTEFYQHDQHWTNRMILGDSLQVMASLAEREGLRGKVQCIYFDPPYGIKFNSNFQWSTTSRDVKDGNAAHITREPEQVKAFRDTWRDGIHSYLTYLRDRLTVARDLLTDSGSVFVQIGDENVHRVRALMDEVFGDENFVSQIVMKTTGGLGSSGLKGVSDFILWYAKDHESLKFRKALLTKQQGEGASTGERYSAAYETNTGIYRTLTSQEKEDSSKIPPTIATFQYDNLVSSGYTPTCTFPIEFESQRFTPGGGRSWKTNEEGVKTLIKAGRIGCTGKSVRYRRFLLDYPGYEASNIWMDIAVRTDKQYVVETSTGAIQRCLLMASDPGDLILDPTCGSGTTAYVAEQWGRRWITIDTSRVALALARTRLMGARYPFYLLADSQEGQKKEAEITRSAISTQPTRGNIRHGFVYERVPHITLKSIANNAEIDVIYDKWQSTLEPLRAALNAQVGQKWEEWEIPREAKPSWSAEATQLHGEWWQARIARQKEIDASIAAKAEFEYLYDKPYEDKRKVRVAGPFTVESLSPHRTLGVDEEDNLIDPLAVQESKAGYGGERTFEQMILENLKSAGVQQAHKEDKINFTSLTGWPGDLICAEGRYQEGERERRAGIFIGPEFGTIQRADLVQAARECADAGFDVLIACAFNFEAHTTDFNKLGGIPVLKARMNADLHMAEDLKNTGKGNLFVVFGEPDIDLLPVDNGQIQVRINGVDVFHPSTGEVRSDGAEGIACWFIDTDYNEESFFVRHAYFLGANDPYKALKTTLKAEINAEAWESLNSDTSRPFPKPTSGRIAVKVINHLGDEVMKVFRVA; encoded by the coding sequence ATGGCAAAAACCAATACGACCGATAAACTCATTACCGCGCTGACCCATACCGACGATACGCGCCGAAATATCCCCACCGCCGAATACCAATCGATGCTGCAAAAGGAGGCCCAAAACCCGCTGCGGGTGGCCTACGAACGGCGCAACCGCGACCTCGACCCGCAACTGGTATGGCGGGGAAAAGACGAACAGGACTGGAGCGACCTGATGGTGGCCGCGCCCCCGCTCTACATTCAGGAGAAGGTACACCCCAAAGCGCTGATCGATGACCTGCTGCGCCAAAGCAAAATTGGGGACTACACGCAGGGCCGCATCATGGCCGACCTCTTTGCCGACTTCAACGGCATCCCGCAGGGCGTCGATAAAACGGAATTTTACCAACACGACCAACACTGGACCAACCGCATGATTCTGGGCGACTCGCTACAGGTGATGGCGAGCCTGGCCGAGCGCGAGGGCCTGCGCGGCAAGGTGCAGTGCATCTATTTCGACCCGCCCTACGGCATCAAGTTCAACTCCAACTTCCAGTGGAGCACCACGAGCCGCGACGTGAAGGATGGCAACGCGGCCCACATTACCCGCGAACCCGAACAGGTAAAAGCCTTCCGCGATACCTGGCGCGACGGCATCCACAGCTACCTGACGTACCTGCGCGACCGCCTGACTGTTGCCCGCGATCTGCTCACCGACTCCGGCTCGGTCTTCGTCCAAATCGGTGACGAAAACGTGCACCGGGTACGTGCGTTGATGGATGAAGTGTTTGGGGATGAGAATTTTGTGAGTCAAATCGTTATGAAAACGACAGGAGGTCTTGGTAGCAGTGGTTTGAAAGGCGTTAGTGACTTTATACTATGGTATGCTAAAGACCACGAGAGTTTAAAATTCAGGAAGGCATTACTTACAAAACAACAAGGCGAAGGGGCTTCAACAGGTGAAAGATATAGCGCGGCTTATGAAACCAACACAGGGATATATAGAACACTGACATCACAGGAAAAAGAAGACTCTTCCAAAATCCCTCCTACCATTGCCACGTTTCAGTACGATAATTTAGTGTCATCTGGCTATACTCCAACCTGTACTTTCCCAATTGAATTTGAAAGTCAAAGATTTACTCCGGGTGGTGGTAGAAGTTGGAAAACAAACGAAGAAGGCGTTAAGACACTCATTAAAGCAGGGCGTATAGGCTGCACAGGAAAAAGCGTTAGGTATAGAAGATTTCTTCTTGATTATCCAGGTTATGAGGCCAGTAATATTTGGATGGATATAGCTGTAAGGACTGATAAACAGTATGTTGTAGAGACATCTACAGGTGCTATTCAACGCTGCCTTCTCATGGCATCAGACCCCGGTGATTTGATCCTCGACCCAACCTGTGGTTCAGGTACAACGGCTTACGTCGCTGAGCAATGGGGCCGCCGGTGGATAACGATTGATACATCGCGGGTAGCTCTGGCCTTGGCACGTACCCGGCTGATGGGTGCCCGCTATCCGTTTTACCTGCTGGCTGATTCGCAGGAAGGCCAGAAAAAAGAAGCGGAGATTACCCGCTCGGCTATCAGCACACAGCCCACGCGGGGCAACATTCGCCACGGCTTCGTGTATGAGCGGGTGCCACACATTACGCTCAAGTCCATCGCCAACAACGCCGAAATCGACGTCATCTACGATAAGTGGCAGTCGACGCTGGAGCCGTTGCGTGCGGCTCTCAACGCCCAGGTTGGTCAAAAATGGGAAGAATGGGAGATCCCCCGCGAGGCCAAACCGAGTTGGTCGGCCGAGGCTACCCAACTCCACGGCGAGTGGTGGCAGGCCCGCATTGCCCGGCAGAAGGAAATCGACGCCAGCATTGCCGCCAAAGCCGAGTTTGAGTACCTCTACGACAAACCCTACGAAGACAAGCGCAAGGTGCGCGTAGCGGGGCCATTTACGGTCGAGAGTCTCAGCCCTCACCGCACCCTCGGCGTCGATGAAGAGGACAACCTCATCGACCCGTTGGCCGTACAGGAGAGTAAAGCGGGCTATGGCGGAGAGCGCACCTTCGAGCAGATGATTCTGGAAAACCTCAAGAGCGCGGGGGTGCAGCAGGCCCACAAGGAGGACAAAATCAACTTCACCTCCCTCACCGGCTGGCCCGGCGACCTCATCTGCGCCGAAGGGCGGTATCAGGAGGGCGAGCGCGAACGGCGGGCTGGTATTTTCATCGGGCCTGAGTTTGGCACCATACAGCGCGCCGATCTGGTACAGGCCGCCCGCGAGTGCGCCGATGCCGGTTTTGATGTGCTCATTGCCTGCGCCTTCAACTTCGAGGCCCACACCACCGATTTCAACAAGTTGGGTGGCATACCGGTCCTGAAGGCCCGCATGAACGCCGACCTGCACATGGCCGAGGACCTGAAGAACACCGGCAAGGGTAACCTGTTTGTTGTCTTCGGCGAACCGGACATCGACCTGCTCCCGGTCGATAACGGGCAGATTCAGGTACGTATCAACGGCGTCGATGTGTTTCACCCCAGCACCGGCGAAGTCCGTTCCGACGGGGCCGAGGGCATTGCCTGCTGGTTTATCGACACCGACTACAACGAAGAAAGCTTCTTCGTGCGGCACGCGTACTTCCTGGGGGCCAATGACCCCTACAAAGCCCTCAAGACTACGCTCAAAGCCGAAATCAACGCCGAAGCCTGGGAGTCGCTCAACAGCGATACCTCGCGGCCGTTCCCCAAACCCACGTCAGGCCGCATTGCCGTGAAAGTCATCAACCACCTCGGCGATGAAGTCATGAAGGTATTCCGCGTCGCGTAG
- a CDS encoding T9SS type A sorting domain-containing protein produces MRRILLLFGLLLICSFLRAQPLSLSILYGPPDTPPETWSTGNVFQVGNQVGDVAIYALFGGSGNRSFQIFSPGENITKTVSGTGYFNIRPTSSTVIDRTKILNFSGTVTGSVNITVRTLPITTQLSVTGSASPGSTLPVFFSTGVGTFPVGLGFQVQLLDANGNFIQNLSANPAYTSREPATYSSGDLRSIPASLPTNLAAGTYRVRVSSTGLPTTITGTSSAAFQVQPSLGTINTVITNVTPHTICTGYSGSIELTWTATDNGLQTQNYTIGVYSENATSAINPVRLIPNQGIYTSTAGTAKAMLTTTTLLNSLPVGRYKLAILHATATTNASLSNLFVVASQPSAIISDGTTNINEGEAASIRLTFSGQGPWSYSYNDLRNGIQTVTNTTNNPVLLPVYPTSDYLFSTARLLSFSGYCGTGTVTGSSQIRVSRLSLAITGVSHPNTCPGNTLSVNFTVSGNITAGTRYRLQLSDASGSFANPREIASGTSSPLTGVTPTNDAPGTGYKIRIVADSNLPPSATADLVFTRPSPPSVTDYGFCIGSTPPTITAIGSNLQWFSDDNIAQSFGGTAPVPPSDRSSSYRVSQTVNGCPSSTALVRVIANSKSSAPIVSTPVTYCQNGSASALTAQGVGLQWYSANQQSLGSNAPIPNTGNIGNQTFYVSQNQNGCPSDLTAVVVTVTAPPAAPTVSTPASVCQFAQVANTVLSAAVTGQDFRWYTNETGGIGSTQAPTPRTSTEGVEVYFVSQIINGCESSRARVQQTVIKAPDRPSVTTNPVLYCLNDSPRSLTASGTGLRWYQQATGGTFTTDSPSPNTSRVGTLTYYVSQVSGSTGCESPRTQVDAQVLAQPNPPDVVTNQFICQNSVSTPLRASGVGLQWSGPGITGTSSTAPMPPNSMAGTLTYQVRQQIGSCLSPASTIQVTIRPQPVAPTVESPLKLCLGSATQNLAASGSGLRWYNTPDGNGTARDQISFSPNATGVFNFYVKQVVNDCESPLSRLEVRVSVPARATLSGDSIVTLYDSTAIRIRFTGDAPYNLVLWNGKTITTSNNPFIVWEKPTASTTYSLRSLKNDCGTGDVGNSYRLTVLTPLATDDTPFSSGLTVRVYPNPVTAQAHLEWLAPVHETATINVVSMSGLTVWSDNRKGTGTPQTESISVDNWPPGIYMIMLNAASGKALTRVLVTP; encoded by the coding sequence ATGAGACGTATCCTACTTCTTTTCGGGCTACTCCTGATCTGTTCCTTTCTGCGAGCTCAACCTCTCTCCTTATCTATTTTGTATGGCCCCCCGGATACCCCACCCGAGACGTGGTCTACAGGCAATGTTTTTCAGGTGGGTAACCAGGTTGGAGATGTAGCCATTTACGCCTTGTTCGGAGGAAGTGGTAATCGGTCGTTTCAGATTTTTTCACCAGGAGAGAATATTACGAAAACCGTTTCTGGAACCGGCTATTTTAATATCCGGCCAACCAGTAGCACGGTCATAGACCGAACCAAAATTCTGAACTTTTCGGGTACAGTAACTGGCTCCGTCAATATCACGGTTCGGACACTTCCCATAACCACACAACTTTCTGTTACCGGGTCAGCATCACCGGGCTCTACACTCCCCGTCTTTTTCAGTACGGGCGTAGGGACCTTTCCAGTAGGGCTTGGCTTTCAGGTTCAGCTGCTTGACGCCAATGGTAACTTTATCCAAAACCTAAGCGCAAACCCGGCCTACACCAGTCGGGAACCGGCTACCTATAGTTCAGGCGATCTGCGTTCCATTCCGGCCTCTTTACCTACCAATCTTGCTGCTGGTACATACCGGGTACGGGTATCATCAACGGGCTTACCAACCACAATTACTGGCACCTCGAGTGCCGCCTTTCAGGTGCAACCCTCACTGGGCACTATCAACACTGTAATCACAAATGTTACCCCGCATACAATTTGTACAGGTTATAGTGGTTCCATCGAACTTACCTGGACTGCCACCGACAATGGCTTACAAACGCAGAATTATACCATTGGCGTCTATTCAGAAAACGCTACTTCGGCTATAAATCCTGTTCGACTGATTCCGAATCAGGGAATTTACACGTCTACAGCCGGTACAGCTAAAGCGATGCTTACCACCACCACACTCCTAAACTCGCTCCCGGTAGGACGCTACAAACTGGCCATTCTGCACGCAACAGCTACCACCAATGCCAGCTTAAGTAATCTGTTTGTTGTAGCATCCCAACCGTCCGCTATCATCTCCGACGGTACAACCAATATAAATGAAGGAGAAGCCGCGAGCATTCGGCTAACGTTTTCGGGACAAGGACCGTGGTCATACAGCTACAATGATTTAAGAAACGGGATTCAAACGGTCACAAACACGACCAATAACCCAGTACTCTTACCCGTTTATCCAACCAGCGATTATCTGTTTAGTACAGCTCGGCTTTTATCATTTAGTGGGTATTGTGGTACAGGTACCGTAACCGGCTCTTCGCAGATTCGTGTGTCGAGGTTATCTCTGGCAATCACCGGCGTTAGTCACCCCAATACCTGTCCGGGCAATACCCTATCCGTTAACTTCACCGTTAGTGGCAATATAACGGCTGGTACACGCTACCGACTTCAGCTCTCCGACGCATCCGGAAGTTTTGCCAATCCGCGTGAAATAGCCTCCGGTACCAGTAGCCCATTGACCGGGGTAACCCCTACAAACGACGCCCCCGGAACAGGCTATAAGATACGTATTGTAGCAGACAGCAACTTACCCCCTAGCGCCACGGCCGATCTGGTATTTACCCGGCCATCGCCCCCATCGGTAACCGATTATGGCTTCTGTATCGGCAGCACTCCACCAACGATCACTGCTATAGGCTCCAACCTACAATGGTTTAGTGATGACAATATAGCTCAATCCTTTGGCGGTACTGCTCCAGTACCGCCAAGCGACCGGTCGAGCAGTTACCGCGTTTCACAAACCGTTAATGGCTGCCCGAGTAGTACGGCACTAGTCCGTGTGATCGCAAACAGTAAGTCATCGGCTCCGATAGTATCTACCCCGGTCACGTATTGCCAGAATGGAAGTGCCTCCGCATTAACCGCTCAAGGAGTTGGACTTCAGTGGTATTCCGCAAATCAGCAAAGCCTTGGTTCTAACGCGCCCATTCCAAACACTGGGAACATAGGTAACCAGACATTTTATGTTTCTCAGAACCAGAACGGCTGCCCATCTGATTTAACCGCAGTCGTAGTTACTGTGACGGCTCCACCGGCCGCCCCTACGGTTTCTACACCGGCCTCTGTATGCCAGTTTGCTCAAGTAGCGAATACCGTCTTATCCGCTGCTGTTACAGGCCAGGATTTTCGCTGGTATACTAACGAAACTGGCGGAATCGGAAGTACACAGGCCCCTACACCCCGTACGAGTACAGAGGGCGTCGAAGTGTATTTTGTGAGTCAGATTATTAATGGATGCGAAAGCAGCCGGGCCCGAGTTCAGCAGACGGTTATTAAAGCACCCGACCGCCCATCTGTCACTACCAACCCAGTCTTATACTGTTTGAACGATTCACCCCGGTCGCTTACAGCATCCGGGACTGGCTTACGTTGGTATCAGCAGGCCACAGGTGGCACCTTTACCACCGACTCGCCAAGCCCAAACACCAGTCGTGTCGGAACATTGACCTACTACGTGTCGCAGGTTTCCGGTAGTACTGGCTGCGAAAGCCCCCGTACCCAGGTCGATGCACAAGTGCTGGCTCAGCCAAACCCACCCGATGTAGTCACCAATCAGTTTATCTGCCAAAACAGCGTATCCACTCCCCTGCGGGCAAGTGGAGTAGGCTTACAGTGGAGCGGGCCGGGTATCACCGGAACCAGTAGCACAGCACCTATGCCACCCAATTCGATGGCCGGTACACTTACCTATCAAGTGCGGCAGCAAATTGGTAGTTGTCTCAGTCCGGCATCGACCATTCAGGTTACGATACGCCCCCAGCCAGTTGCCCCAACCGTGGAGTCACCGCTAAAGTTGTGTCTTGGCTCCGCAACTCAAAATCTGGCAGCCTCTGGTAGCGGTCTTCGCTGGTACAATACCCCTGATGGTAACGGTACAGCACGGGATCAAATTAGTTTTTCGCCAAACGCGACAGGTGTATTCAACTTTTACGTCAAACAAGTCGTGAATGATTGCGAAAGCCCACTCAGCCGGTTAGAAGTTCGTGTATCTGTACCCGCACGCGCAACCCTATCGGGCGATTCTATCGTAACGCTTTATGACAGCACAGCTATCCGAATTCGGTTCACCGGCGACGCTCCTTACAATCTGGTTTTGTGGAATGGAAAAACCATAACCACGTCTAATAATCCCTTTATTGTTTGGGAAAAGCCCACAGCCAGTACCACCTACAGCCTACGCTCGTTAAAAAACGATTGCGGCACTGGCGACGTAGGCAATTCGTACCGCCTGACGGTGTTAACACCACTAGCCACAGACGATACACCGTTTAGCTCAGGCCTTACTGTACGGGTTTATCCCAACCCAGTTACCGCACAGGCTCACCTGGAATGGCTGGCACCAGTGCATGAAACTGCTACCATAAACGTCGTCTCCATGAGTGGTCTGACGGTTTGGAGCGATAACCGCAAAGGTACCGGAACCCCACAAACAGAGTCTATCTCAGTAGATAACTGGCCGCCCGGCATTTACATGATAATGCTAAACGCAGCGTCAGGAAAGGCGCTTACCCGAGTATTAGTTACTCCGTAA